The stretch of DNA TTTTTCGAGTTACATTTTCCGACATTCTTAATGAGAATACCCATGCTTCATGCGTCTGCAGCAAGGTGAAACCACTCTTGGCTAGGTCGTATATGGTATCGATGGATGGTCCAAACAGAGGAACTGTGCTCAGACTAGCATTCCTACTCGAGTAAATGTTGATTAAATTAAAAGTGAACATCAACAGCGCCATAGATAAAATAACATCTGAAACATTTCGCCTGCGAATATATGCCGTTTGTTGAAGGAGGATTGCCCACAgattcaagcaaattcgaaTGAAACTCTGTTGGTCAGGATCCGATGGATTTAGTTGATCCATTAAATGATGCATAAACAAAATGATAAATAGAACTGCTACGGTTGAGCACCAAACAGGAATAGAGAAAGCTATAAGCATGACTTTCCATGCAGGTTGGAGCCTAAAATGTGATAATTGAACTAATATTGTAAAACGATGTAATAGGAAGCATTCATACCCAGGCCTCGGCACCAAACAAGTAACACTGCCCCTTTGAGTGGGCTTAGAAAAACTAAGAAATTCCAATTGTTTGTACCATTGATTCATTCCACCAATTCCAACATCAGCCCGTCTTTTTGCCAGATTTCCGAgaattccatttccagttttATTCTTCTCGATTGTACCCCACATGTTAGCATCGTCTGGAAACAGGAAGCATTACGCCCACTCTACATCACAAGCATCTGAAATTACCGATTATCAATTCCACCGTGCAGTTGTATCGTCTGCAGAATTCCACAACCAACAGTCCGTCGTTtccactcatttcataaatttgATTTCCGGCCCTCACCAATGGATTACCAGACTCACTTTTCCGCAAAATAACTAGAGGAGGAAAATTAACGGTCGCTAACCGAACAGATTTTCCCAGCATATTGGAGATTTTATCAGGGAATAATACTTGTCCATAACGAAATGTTTTGTTATCGACATCAAAAACGTCTAGTAGAATCAATTCGACTGATTCTTCGATAGTTCCAACGAAACGATGTGTTAAAAGATCAATCGATTCCATATTTGCAGTCGGTTTCAAAATAAGTAGATTCATGATTTCTACAAGATTGGAATGTTCACATAGTTCGGCGAGAAGATTCTTTTCATTAGATTGCATCCCGTCCATGAGCATTATGACAGTTTTGTCAGGATTTCTGTACGTGGCATCATCGTGGAACTCGATGAATCGATCCATAAAATTAATGATGGAATCTTGATGTACGATGAACACATTACAACCCAGTTCTATTCCTGCGAGTAGAGGATTATTTGTGATACTGATCTGTGAGCTTTTCTTTAGCCTCAAGGTTACAGTTGAAAAATATGGCATTTTCAAGTTTGCCATAACATCAAATTCGCTGCCTAATATTCTACAAATAGTCATAATTCCTGGTATCACTGTAACTGAAATAATGTTTTATATGACATAATAGATGAATCAGACCAATGTATACTAACTGATATGATTGATTAATGTTTCGTAAGAATAACTAAATGTATTGAAGCCGAATCCAAAGCTGATGTTTTCCATCTGAATAACAAATAGGTTATGTTATATAACAAAGAGGGTTGTTAAATTTAACTCCATATTAGTGTCGATTAAACCCTAATGTCTGTTTATCATCTCCTAATTGAATCCATAAGGTTGTGTTTATGTATATTTGAACAGTTTTAATTAATACAATGATGCCTTCAAGATAATTGGAGTTGTTATAACATGAGCTATCTTTCGTCAGTTCACCTAACATATCAATTAGTGGAAAATCAGTTTTATAACAGTGAATAAGGGATCCATCGTGTAACATGAATAGTTAAATTTTGTAACATAAACTTTGTCATTCATGAAGTGTACTTTTGTACATACACTTGATCAAAAATTAGAGAAGCAAAGCGTGACATCGAAATTTTCAAGTGGTTTTTGGAACTTAGTaactttatttttgaaatttacaaCTTAATGTACGTTTtcgtagtggacaaaaatatcagtaaaaaagttttttttgtttaaatatttccctagatttgaaaaaaagtcccTAACCAAGTGGATAACAGAATCAATTAACTTAATAAGTAAGGTCTCATTCAATTCGTAGAACGTTTCAATAGGTCGTACTCAGGTCGTACAGAAATATTCTTGATTGAACGGAAAAGTACACAATCATCTTTCACTATGAACATTTCTAAAATATTTCATGTTTTGTACTTAGTTTAAAAATCTACTGCAAATTTTTAATACAATGTATCCCTAAAACTTCtgcaaaattttattattttataatattagTGGGATGAACGATTCCATTTCTCGTGCATTTTGTCTTTagatgtttttatgaaaaatgaatctATTTTCTTTCATCTTCGATATTTTTGTCTACTACAAAAACATATCAAGTTACTGGTGTGTACGCATTATATTCCAAAACGTTTTTgtttcttcggaacagctcacaCCTCATCTGCATGCGTTAATATATCACGAAgctagaacttttccaaaatCATTCCAAAATTTCGATGTTGCACACTCCACCAGAACCTCTGTTTCTCTTGTTTTTGTCGATTCTAATCACTCACTTTATTCCGTTCGTTATTCAAAACTTATGAATTCATTCTTCACAAGTAAGAATCAACAACAAGTCTGGTAGCAAATGACATCCATTAGTGACTGAGAAATCCAGAGACCTTTCGTGTACGCAAAACGCATGTTATCAGTGGAATCTTTCACATGTGTTCCATGTTTGCACTATCGATATCCTCGTTCAAACATTTACGGAGCGAAAAACACAGAGTGGCAATACAATTTAAACATTCTTGATATGGTATGTGATATAAACTGggtggaaaaaagttcacattCGTGCCGAAGAGCGGAAAGACCCGTTGACATTATTGCTTACATcggaaaataa from Toxorhynchites rutilus septentrionalis strain SRP chromosome 3, ASM2978413v1, whole genome shotgun sequence encodes:
- the LOC129774214 gene encoding glutamate receptor 1-like, whose protein sequence is MPYFSTVTLRLKKSSQISITNNPLLAGIELGCNVFIVHQDSIINFMDRFIEFHDDATYRNPDKTVIMLMDGMQSNEKNLLAELCEHSNLVEIMNLLILKPTANMESIDLLTHRFVGTIEESVELILLDVFDVDNKTFRYGQVLFPDKISNMLGKSVRLATVNFPPLVILRKSESGNPLVRAGNQIYEMSGNDGLLVVEFCRRYNCTVELIIDDANMWGTIEKNKTGNGILGNLAKRRADVGIGGMNQWYKQLEFLSFSKPTQRGSVTCLVPRPGLQPAWKVMLIAFSIPVWCSTVAVLFIILFMHHLMDQLNPSDPDQQSFIRICLNLWAILLQQTAYIRRRNVSDVILSMALLMFTFNLINIYSSRNASLSTVPLFGPSIDTIYDLAKSGFTLLQTHEAWVFSLRMSENPTIKKLVSKFQAQPPAVLRELADKGYVALIIGRMNNGHLMLGDWITRENVHSYQLIKDDLYYDYEISMATKTWPLMEQFNTLTIRTTEALIGYYQELNAIYESSDYHVQTTAINSRLRESNATGALNLSGMFGVFAILGLGLFAATIIFIMEITPVQSKSGIHWHIGKKIYLWQSSCGGLEK